From the genome of Eucalyptus grandis isolate ANBG69807.140 chromosome 2, ASM1654582v1, whole genome shotgun sequence, one region includes:
- the LOC104433194 gene encoding protein ALP1-like, protein MDHNDRDEIFTILILEEMSLQMLLLCMMYMLVVSTAAERHYRKHILKDRTFIRIQARLDHLDRLIKSNDLNCVEQLRMDRRTFTLLCELARTIGGLKEDGLVTIEEQMAMFLHILAHHVKNRVIKFRFMRSGETISRYFNLVLNAVIRMHSVLLVSPEPVPEEYADERWKWFKGCLGALDGTYIRVRVPEVDKPRYRNRKGEITSNVLGVCSRDMRFVYVLPGWEGSAADSRVLRDAIVKPNGLKIPVGNYYLVDAGYTNGEGFLAPYRGTRYHLSEWTEGRTPNSPEEYFNLKHSQARNVIERCFGLLKLRWAILRSPSFYPIRTQGRIIIACCLLHNLIRREMAIDPIEAQLDEVATTIEDVETIDVVEPSDHWATWRQNLAVQMFNEWNASRGHGGVV, encoded by the exons ATGGATCACAATGATAGAGATGAAATTTTCACCATTCTTATATTAGAGGAGATGAGCCTCCAAATGTTGCTTTTGTGTATGATGTATATGCTAGTAGTGTCCACTGCTGCTGAAAGGCACTACCGCAAGCATATATTGAAGGATCGGACATTTATTAGAATCCAAGCTCGTTTAGATCACCTTGACCGCCTCATTAAGAGCAATGACTTGAATTGTGTGGAACAACTTAGGATGGATAGACGTACATTTACTCTACTATGCGAGTTGGCACGTACAATTGGTGGGTTAAAAGAAGATGGACTTGTAACTATAGAAGAACAAATGGCCATGTTTCTACATATACTTGCCCATCACGTGAAAAATCGAGTCATCAAGTTCAGATTTATGAGGTCTGGGGAGACAATAAGTAGGTATTTTAACTTAGTTTTAAATGCAGTGATAAGAATGCATAGTGTGCTTCTTGTCTCACCTGAACCGGTTCCAGAGGAATATGCCGACGAGAGATGGAAGTGGTTTAAG GGTTGCTTAGGAGCATTAGATGGCACATATATAAGGGTACGTGTTCCAGAGGTTGATAAACCAAGGTACCGAAATAGAAAGGGTGAGATTACATCCAATGTATTAGGAGTTTGCTCACGTGATATGAGATTCGTTTATGTTTTACCTGGATGGGAAGGCTCAGCAGCAGATTCTAGAGTGCTTCGAGATGCTATAGTTAAACCCAATGGTTTAAAGATCCCCGTTG GTAATTATTATCTTGTAGATGCTGGATACACAAATGGGGAGGGCTTTCTTGCTCCTTATAGAGGTACTCGATACCATCTATCTGAGTGGACAGAAGGTCGTACACCAAATTCACCCGAGGAGTACTTCAACTTGAAGCATTCTCAAGCTAGAAATGTCATAGAAAGATGCTTTGGTCTACTTAAGTTACGGTGGGCTATTCTTAGGAGTCCATCTTTTTATCCAATTAGAACGCAAGGTCGAATAATCATAGCTTGTTGCCTTCTGCACAACTTGATAAGAAGAGAAATGGCTATTGATCCAATCGAGGCACAGTTAGATGAAGTTGCTACCACTATTGAAGATGTGGAAACAATTGATGTTGTCGAGCCGTCGGATCATTGGGCAACATGGAGGCAAAATTTGGCAGTACAAATGTTTAATGAGTGGAATGCAAGTCGAGGACATGGAGGAGTTGtatga